One Deltaproteobacteria bacterium genomic window, CGAAATTGACCGGGATCATCATGAAGGGCAGATTGAGCAGACGCTGCCTCGCCTTGAGCATCGATGGCCCGGGAATCTCTTCATGCGGGCTGTGGGAAAGAAAGGCGGCCAGAGGCTTCAAGATCCGGTGCATGATAGCAACCAGCAGGCAACTGCTCAACGCGATCAGAAACAGCAGGCCGAAAAACCGCCGAGCAACGATCCGCCCCCATAAAAAGTGGTCGCCCGGCGCCCCGGGATTCAACTGGTCGAGAATGTATTCGAGGGGGGTAAACATATTGAGGATCACGATCACCGTCAGGCCGATGGCGGTCGAAAGAATGCCGATGACATACAGCCCGGCAAGCGATCTTTTCGATTCAGAAATGTTCTGGGCTTTAAAAGACAAAATGATGGCCTACGAAAAGCAATGGGAATAATCGATTCCTAAAAGCTGAAACGCTCACTCCGGATAAAAGATTTCCGAAAATACCCGGGACCCGGAAAAGCGCTCATCCACCAACAGGGTGGCATCCCTGATCATTTCACCCCGGCCGCACAAGTAAAAGTCATACACACCCGCTTCGATGCGGGTGCGCATGTAATCGGTTACACGCCCGTCGAAGCATGCCGGCATCTGTTGCGAGCCACCGGGAATGCAGGCCACATAATGGCCGGCAGCCGCGGCCATGGTCGTTTGATAATAGAGCTCCTCCGGTTGGCGCACCCCGTGCAGCAAGGTAAATCCGGCAATACCGGACCTGGCCATGGCGCAGAACGGGGCGATGCCGGTTCCCGTGCTCACGCAAACGACGCTCCGACCGGATAGATTAAACTGAAAATAGCCCGAAGGCCCTTCGATCCGAAGTTCGGTGCCGAGAGCACACGTCGCCAGCCACGCGCTCATCCTGCCTTCCGGAACATGGCGAATGCACAGGCGGATGACCGGTTCCGAAATACCGGAGGCGATGCTGTAATCTCTACTGATGCCGTCACCGAGAATATTGATCCGCTGCCCGGCTGAAAAAATGAAATTGTCGGGTCGCGTCAACATCAGTTCGAATGCCTTCTGCGACAGCCACAAACGCTCCTCGATTGCCGTGGTATGGACGATTGTTTTCATGGGGCGCTGCATTAGGTCCCCGGGCACCCAGAGCCCGGTACCGAAGTCTGCGATTGTCTGCGGTTAATAATCATTTTCTGCGTTCTCTGCGCGCTCTAACGAAGTGGGCGAGAGATATACTCGCTAATCCAAATAACCCAACAAACCCACTTGCACGCTAACCCGACCACCGACAGCTTACATCCATCCGGCCGGATTCTCACCGCCATTCGATATCCGACTCCCCCTGTATCTGATTGCAATACCGGGCCAGGACAAACAGGTAATCCGACAAGCGGTTCAAATAGCTTAGAATCGTCTCGTGGACACGGTCCCGGGCCGCGGCGTGGTCGTTTCTGAAGATTCGCACGGCCTGGCGTTCGGCCCGCCGGCAGACCGACCTCGCGATATGGGCCCAGGCAGAGGTCATGTGCCCCCCCGGAAGAATGAAGCGGGTGAGGGTCGGCAGGGATTCCTGCAGGGCGTCGATATGCTTTTCCAAAGCGGCAACCCTCTCGTCCTCAAACACCTCGATCTGTTTTGCCGCCGGAGAGCCCGGTGTGACCGCCATCCAGGCGCCCACCACAAACAGCTCGGCCTGGATCCCCCGCAGGGTT contains:
- a CDS encoding cob(I)yrinic acid a,c-diamide adenosyltransferase, producing MNIYTRTGDRGNTGLFSGERVAKDDEKIEAYGSVDELNSILGALAAALPPDRRALIETLRGIQAELFVVGAWMAVTPGSPAAKQIEVFEDERVAALEKHIDALQESLPTLTRFILPGGHMTSAWAHIARSVCRRAERQAVRIFRNDHAAARDRVHETILSYLNRLSDYLFVLARYCNQIQGESDIEWR